The proteins below are encoded in one region of Scomber japonicus isolate fScoJap1 chromosome 24, fScoJap1.pri, whole genome shotgun sequence:
- the LOC128354237 gene encoding uncharacterized protein LOC128354237: protein MKEQPQSRRGMLSVISSVYDPLGFLAPVTLPAKVMLQELCRRHCGWDDDIPVEIGRQWKRWLEDLKGLTAFQVERCIKPKDFGQPIKAQLHNFSDASQDGFGTVTYLRIENSEGVHVSFLLGKARVTPLKPVTIPRLELAAAVLAVRVDRMLRAELELPLDQSTFWTDSTAVLKYIKNEDKRFHIFVANRVITIRDATQVSQWRYVNTNDNPADFASRGMKVGDLLNGGGWIGPEVSPWPRKGLACRHHRGRNCR from the coding sequence cacagagcaggagaggaatGTTGTCTGTAATAAGCTCGGTTTATGATCCTCTGGGCTTTCTCGCCCCAGTAACCCTCCCAGCCAAAGTCATGTTGCAGGAGCTCTGTCGGAGACATTGTGGATGGGATGATGACATACCTGTGGAAATTGGCCGGCAGTGGAAAAGGTGGCTGGAAGATTTAAAAGGGTTAACAGCATTCCAAGTTGAGCGATGCATTAAGCCCAAAGACTTTGGACAGCCCATAAAGGCACAGCTGCACAATTTCTCTGATGCCAGTCAAGATGGGTTTGGTACGGTTACTTACCTCAGGATTGAAAACAGCGAGGGGGTCCATGTTTCTTTCCTGCTGGGTAAGGCAAGAGTTACCCCTTTAAAACCTGTAACCATTCCTCGTTTGGAGCTTGCGGCTGCAGTTCTCGCTGTGCGGGTAGATCGGATGTTGAGAGCTGAATTGGAGCTGCCACTGGATCAATCAACCTTTTGGACAGACAGCACTGCAGTGCTCAAATACATCAAGAATGAGGACAAGCGTTTCCACATATTTGTGGCAAATAGAGTAATCACCATTAGAGATGCAACTCAAGTCTCTCAGTGGAGGTATGTTAATACCAACGACAACCCTGCTGACTTTGCCTCCAGAGGTATGAAGGTTGGAGATCTGTTGAATGGAGGTGGCTGGATTGGGCCCGAAGTTTCTCCTTGGCCCAGAAAAGGATTGGCCTGTAGACATCACAGAGGTCGCAATTGCAGATGA